The sequence below is a genomic window from Mycobacterium sp. ITM-2016-00316.
CGGTGTCACCACGCTGCTGATCTCCGATGGCACATCGGCGATCTTGACCGACGGCTTCTTCAGCAGGCCGTCGCTGCTGCAGGTCGGGCTGGGCCGGATCGCTCCCTCGCAGCCCCGCATCGACGGTTGCCTGGGCCGGCTCGGGGTACGCAGCCTCGATGCGGTGGTCCCGGTGCACACCCACTTCGACCATGCCATGGACTCGGCGGTGGTCGCGCAGCGCACCGGCGCCACACTGGTCGGCGGTCACTCGGCGGCGCACATCGGGCACCGGTTGCCCGCCGACCGCGTCGTGGTGGCCTCCCCCGGTGAATCGATGCCCCTGGGCAACTTCGAGGTCACGCTGATCGTCGGCGACCACTGCCCGCCGGACCGCTTTCCCGGCGTGATCGACGCGCCGGTCGACCCGCCCGTGCGGGCCTCGGTGTACCGGTGCGGGGAGGCCTGGTCGACGATGGTGGCGCACCGGCCCAGCGGGCGCCGGATGCTGGTCGTCGGCAGCGCCGGCTTCGTGCCGGGCGCGCTGGCCGGTCAGCGCGCCGAGGTG
It includes:
- a CDS encoding MBL fold metallo-hydrolase; translation: MRLKAGRPDIDDYARYFDLPPAGAAAAPTVTWAGVTTLLISDGTSAILTDGFFSRPSLLQVGLGRIAPSQPRIDGCLGRLGVRSLDAVVPVHTHFDHAMDSAVVAQRTGATLVGGHSAAHIGHRLPADRVVVASPGESMPLGNFEVTLIVGDHCPPDRFPGVIDAPVDPPVRASVYRCGEAWSTMVAHRPSGRRMLVVGSAGFVPGALAGQRAEVIYLGIGQLGLQPETYLRDYWAETVRTVGARRVVLIHWDDFFRPLDRPLRALPYAGDDLDVSMRTLTALAAQDGVDLHLPTLWQPTDPWR